A window of Sulfurimonas gotlandica GD1 contains these coding sequences:
- a CDS encoding OprD family outer membrane porin encodes MIDMIYLAHADETTAKAKTPIVTEKMTTAIEQSGMIHSKVAGRYDVVKILPKEADSFDTMFDYADAFGKFRLSYINSAHKISSLPNKTEKSATSLGGEFGFNTAEFHGLQAHVAAYVSQGLDFINPDKNDLNEDFFAKDLSSFAYIAEASINYSNEYFQAKIGRVRVETPFANSDDIRMAPNTFEGAWANIDYNDKVKTQLLYFNRWAGYDSQDESAGAFQNEFKDLVGSDSFGMLGASIAYEYAKNSETSFWYNYIDKMSAIAYAEIVGIYFIDGEDIHLDYGVQATNIQELESSNVGGNVFGAMSIFHYNGAFFGGAYNISLSDNGKYVTNGFGGGPYYTSLDEASISSISEAGSSYTGGANNNAESFRIGAGYEFEAVSIEGLVLELVYGELYSDNGRIIEKDAIITYDITDKWYLEATYTNYTSTSNKNTFDRALVRLEYKF; translated from the coding sequence ATGATAGATATGATTTATTTGGCGCATGCTGATGAAACTACTGCTAAAGCAAAAACTCCTATAGTTACAGAAAAAATGACTACGGCTATAGAGCAAAGCGGTATGATTCACTCTAAAGTAGCAGGAAGATATGATGTTGTAAAAATACTTCCAAAAGAAGCAGATAGTTTTGACACTATGTTCGACTATGCTGATGCTTTTGGTAAGTTTAGACTCTCTTATATAAATAGTGCACATAAGATCAGTTCCCTCCCTAATAAAACAGAAAAAAGTGCTACATCTTTGGGTGGTGAATTTGGTTTTAACACTGCTGAATTTCATGGACTTCAAGCACATGTAGCGGCTTATGTGTCACAAGGTCTTGATTTTATAAATCCAGATAAAAATGATCTCAATGAAGATTTTTTCGCAAAAGATTTAAGCTCTTTCGCTTACATTGCAGAGGCTAGTATCAACTATAGTAACGAATACTTTCAAGCAAAAATTGGACGTGTAAGAGTTGAGACACCTTTTGCAAACAGTGATGATATAAGAATGGCTCCAAATACATTTGAGGGTGCGTGGGCAAATATCGATTATAACGATAAAGTAAAAACTCAACTTTTATACTTTAACAGATGGGCTGGTTATGATTCTCAAGATGAGAGCGCAGGGGCATTTCAAAACGAGTTTAAAGACTTGGTTGGCTCTGATAGTTTTGGGATGCTTGGAGCATCTATAGCGTATGAATATGCGAAAAACAGTGAGACTTCTTTTTGGTATAACTATATCGATAAGATGAGTGCTATTGCATATGCTGAGATAGTAGGAATATATTTTATTGATGGTGAAGATATTCACTTGGATTATGGAGTTCAAGCTACCAATATACAAGAGTTAGAAAGCTCAAATGTTGGTGGGAATGTTTTTGGTGCAATGTCTATCTTTCATTACAATGGAGCATTTTTTGGAGGAGCGTACAATATTTCACTTTCAGATAATGGAAAATACGTAACAAATGGTTTTGGCGGTGGTCCTTACTACACTTCACTTGATGAAGCATCTATCTCTTCAATCTCAGAAGCAGGTTCATCGTATACAGGTGGAGCAAATAATAATGCTGAATCTTTTAGAATTGGCGCAGGTTACGAGTTTGAAGCAGTTTCAATAGAGGGTTTAGTCCTTGAACTTGTTTATGGTGAGCTTTACAGTGATAATGGCAGAATTATAGAAAAAGACGCAATTATAACTTATGACATAACTGATAAATGGTATCTAGAAGCTACCTACACAAATTACACATCAACAAGTAACAAAAATACTTTTGATAGAGCTCTTGTGAGACTTGAGTACAAGTTTTAA
- a CDS encoding FeoA family protein — translation MKTLKDCNKACIVKVVKLHAETDLKQRLISFGIMKEAVIEVLEYSTAKSTIEVKVGKMRIALRAKEAQLIEVEQI, via the coding sequence ATGAAAACATTAAAAGATTGTAACAAAGCATGTATAGTAAAAGTTGTAAAGTTACACGCTGAGACAGATTTGAAACAGAGATTGATATCATTTGGAATCATGAAAGAAGCAGTTATAGAAGTATTAGAATACTCTACTGCAAAGAGTACAATAGAAGTTAAAGTAGGTAAGATGAGAATAGCTCTGCGTGCGAAAGAAGCTCAGTTAATAGAGGTAGAACAGATATGA